The Haladaptatus sp. R4 genome window below encodes:
- a CDS encoding ABC transporter permease, translated as APLGSTKSGVDVLAMAIHATPPMLIMIAAGGIFATVIALAIGTLAGYSGGTVDTVLTSFSDIAMTIPGLPLIMVLAAVFHPDSPVLIGLLITINYWAGLARSIRSQVLTLREESYVEASRTMGVSTPRILFKDVIPNLMPFVLVNFANAARYVVFTSVGLAYLGILPTSVPNWGVDLNNAYKQAG; from the coding sequence ACGCGCCACTCGGGTCGACGAAATCCGGCGTGGACGTGCTGGCGATGGCGATTCACGCCACCCCGCCGATGCTCATCATGATCGCCGCCGGGGGCATCTTCGCCACCGTCATCGCGCTCGCCATCGGTACGCTGGCGGGCTACAGTGGCGGGACGGTTGACACCGTACTGACGTCCTTTTCGGACATTGCCATGACCATCCCCGGCCTGCCGCTCATCATGGTGCTCGCCGCCGTCTTCCACCCCGACAGCCCCGTCCTCATCGGCCTCCTCATCACCATCAACTATTGGGCTGGCCTCGCCCGCTCGATTCGCTCGCAGGTGCTTACCCTGCGCGAGGAGTCCTATGTGGAAGCCTCCCGGACGATGGGCGTGAGCACGCCGCGCATCCTGTTCAAGGACGTCATCCCGAATTTGATGCCGTTCGTGTTGGTCAACTTCGCCAACGCCGCTCGCTACGTCGTCTTCACCTCCGTCGGATTGGCCTATCTGGGCATCCTGCCCACCTCGGTGCCCAACTGGGGCGTCGACCTGAACAACGCGTACAAGCAAGCTGGGG